One Gemmatimonadota bacterium genomic region harbors:
- a CDS encoding GWxTD domain-containing protein, whose protein sequence is AGSLLAAGLAAPVAAQTEEERLARLTPEHRAWVEEEVAYIVTDAEREFFLALPTFEERQRFIEAFWRKRDPDPASPVNEAEEEHYRRLAFANLSLADDTTRPGWMTDRGRMFILLGEPRERQRFDGLNEIVSTELWFYQSEPGVGLPSFFYLASANTGSTTRRSMDREACCAAVTPRWTRRTRHGSSSRWATSLRNSAGRRSPWTRAIPAISSPAGRRSGPTSCWTGSWKRRGAASAPTISTPPAGMAIASAPTIRSTSFRTGASFGRCSRPTPARSSTTRSSWILRTWRSRAMKRSPASTRSWTSALRSATRRAASCIPKTGN, encoded by the coding sequence GGCGGGTTCGCTGCTGGCGGCCGGGCTCGCGGCGCCCGTGGCGGCGCAGACCGAGGAGGAACGGCTTGCACGCCTGACCCCAGAACATCGCGCCTGGGTGGAAGAGGAAGTCGCTTACATCGTCACCGACGCGGAGCGGGAGTTCTTCCTGGCGCTCCCGACGTTCGAAGAGCGCCAGCGCTTCATCGAAGCGTTCTGGCGGAAGCGGGACCCGGACCCGGCGAGCCCGGTGAACGAGGCCGAAGAGGAGCACTACCGGCGTCTCGCCTTCGCGAACCTCTCGCTCGCGGACGACACCACCCGTCCCGGCTGGATGACGGACCGCGGCCGAATGTTCATCCTGCTGGGCGAGCCCCGGGAGCGGCAGCGTTTCGACGGCCTCAACGAGATCGTTTCGACCGAACTCTGGTTCTACCAGAGCGAGCCCGGGGTGGGGTTGCCGTCGTTCTTCTACCTGGCATCGGCGAATACCGGCTCTACCACCCGGCGCTCGATGGACCGCGAAGCCTGCTGCGCGGCCGTTACGCCTCGCTGGACACGACGGACCCGGCACGGATCGTCCTCACGCTGGGCGACATCTCTCCGGAACTCGGCCGGGCGTCGCTCTCCCTGGACCCGAGCGATCCCGGCGATCTCGTCTCCGGCCGGGCGTCGCTCGGGACCGACATCCTGCTGGACCGGATCGTGGAAGCGCCGCGGCGCCGCGTCCGCACCGACTATCTCGACGCCGCCCGCCGGTATGGCGATCGCGTCAGCGCCGACTATTCGTTCAACTTCGTTCCGAACCGGAGCGTCTTTCGGACGCTGCTCGCGCCCGACGCCAGCGCGCTCATCCACTACTCGGTCGAGCTGGATCCTCAGGACATGGCGCTCCAGAGCGATGAAGCGAAGTCCCGCTTCTACACGATCATGGACCTCAGCGTTGAGGTCCGCGACCCGGCGGGCAGCCTCGTGCATACCGAAGACCGGGAACTGA
- a CDS encoding tetratricopeptide repeat protein produces the protein MDLSVEVRDPAGSLVHTEDRELIVELSATQMEAAQASPFAFQGSFPLVPGDFDASVVLRNRVMTRFTVAEAAVSVPESRGGGPVVSDPVLVFDVELGEDGRQGAFSHGRHRFRPAAGHLFSLGDSLTAGVQVGRAESGSTVRMTLGKGGETLRERELPAGNFEDGGGHAAFDLTGLETGSHWFRVELRDARGTVAAARDSEFQLIPRVLPRASYVHRSGAAIAAPGVGAVTRGNQLLALGRVEAARAEYERAVAANPDLPMARWRLASLYLRTESADRVLELLTPLEAEHGDQYEVVAGLGFAHYFEQRFADAARYLERAASLRPPGAVLLNALGEAHEQSGDLERAGAAFERSLGLEPNQPAIAERLARIRAQQP, from the coding sequence ATGGACCTCAGCGTTGAGGTCCGCGACCCGGCGGGCAGCCTCGTGCATACCGAAGACCGGGAACTGATCGTGGAACTCTCCGCCACGCAGATGGAAGCGGCGCAGGCCTCGCCCTTTGCCTTCCAGGGCAGTTTCCCCCTCGTGCCGGGCGACTTCGACGCGAGCGTCGTCCTCCGGAACCGGGTGATGACGCGGTTCACGGTCGCCGAGGCGGCGGTTTCCGTTCCGGAGTCTCGTGGGGGCGGTCCAGTGGTGAGCGACCCCGTGCTCGTGTTCGACGTGGAGTTGGGGGAAGACGGGCGACAAGGGGCGTTTTCGCATGGACGCCACCGGTTTCGGCCCGCCGCCGGCCATCTCTTCTCCCTCGGTGACTCCCTGACGGCCGGGGTGCAGGTGGGGCGGGCGGAGAGCGGCTCGACGGTCCGGATGACGCTCGGCAAGGGTGGGGAAACGCTGCGCGAACGCGAGCTGCCGGCCGGCAACTTCGAGGACGGAGGGGGCCATGCGGCGTTCGACCTCACGGGTCTGGAGACCGGATCGCATTGGTTTCGTGTCGAACTCCGGGATGCGCGGGGGACGGTGGCGGCGGCCCGTGACAGTGAGTTCCAGCTCATCCCGCGGGTCTTGCCGCGTGCGAGCTACGTCCACCGCAGCGGTGCGGCTATCGCGGCCCCGGGCGTGGGCGCCGTGACCCGCGGAAATCAACTGCTCGCGTTGGGGCGGGTCGAGGCGGCTCGCGCGGAGTACGAGCGCGCGGTCGCGGCCAATCCCGACCTCCCCATGGCGCGCTGGAGACTCGCCAGCCTGTACCTGAGAACGGAGAGTGCGGACCGCGTCCTGGAGCTCCTGACGCCGCTCGAGGCCGAACACGGAGACCAGTACGAAGTCGTCGCCGGGCTGGGGTTCGCCCACTACTTCGAGCAGCGTTTCGCGGACGCTGCGCGCTATCTCGAGCGGGCCGCGTCGCTCCGCCCCCCGGGCGCCGTGTTGCTGAACGCGCTGGGCGAAGCGCACGAGCAGTCCGGCGACCTCGAACGGGCCGGCGCGGCCTTCGAGCGTTCGCTCGGGCTCGAACCGAACCAGCCGGCCATCGCGGAACGCCTCGCCCGTATCCGGGCGCAGCAGCCGTAG
- a CDS encoding tetratricopeptide repeat protein, with protein MALLRLGNTAAALEQERRAIALAEAAGDADLLGTARYTLGLLLRESGELTEALENLEAARARFPENTDLLAELAHTHHLAGGHPAAIEVQTQVVAARPADAEAHYRLGVFFAAGGDRAAARRSFEASLRVRPGFAPAVEALERLDRDR; from the coding sequence GTGGCTCTCCTCCGGCTCGGCAACACCGCGGCGGCGCTGGAGCAGGAACGCCGCGCCATCGCGCTCGCGGAAGCGGCCGGAGACGCCGACCTGCTCGGGACCGCCCGGTACACCCTGGGATTGCTGCTTCGGGAATCCGGAGAATTGACCGAGGCTCTGGAGAACCTCGAAGCGGCGCGAGCCAGGTTCCCCGAAAACACAGACCTTCTCGCCGAACTCGCCCACACCCACCATCTCGCGGGCGGCCACCCCGCCGCGATCGAGGTCCAGACACAGGTCGTGGCCGCGCGGCCCGCAGATGCGGAGGCGCACTACCGTCTGGGGGTCTTCTTCGCGGCCGGCGGCGATCGGGCGGCCGCGCGCCGCTCCTTCGAAGCGAGCCTGCGCGTCCGGCCCGGGTTCGCTCCCGCCGTGGAGGCGCTGGAGCGGCTCGACCGCGATCGCTGA
- a CDS encoding tetratricopeptide repeat protein, which produces MKVRILVALAACLAWQGCREGPGERSGPAVTDEQLASLEPSARTALESAREALQRRSEDPEAHGRLAMLLHAYGFLDAAASSYGNAQALAPDNARWHRLDAHRAAEAGDETGALAKARRAVAADAGSVAARTTLAELELRRGRLEESRTHFQAALEGSPDDFTALRGMATLAFRSGDNANAATFAERALAVAPDDPNLHYTAALAFERLGASEPGNIWPRRGPARRPAIEPAPEILALRGEGARAALAAGTELLERGRYEEATRALTKAADSDPGSADAQNALGAALEQAGHPEDARLRYERAVALEPDLAVARLNLGVLLGRLGDMDGAVHHLEAAARLDPGQADAHVALGVALEAKGRTAEAAAAFRNAVARDPAAATAHLRLGVLLGEAG; this is translated from the coding sequence ATGAAGGTCCGGATTCTCGTGGCGCTTGCGGCCTGCCTCGCCTGGCAGGGCTGCCGGGAGGGACCGGGCGAGCGTTCCGGTCCCGCCGTAACCGACGAGCAACTGGCATCGCTCGAGCCCTCGGCTCGAACCGCGCTCGAGTCCGCCCGGGAGGCGCTCCAGAGGCGCAGTGAGGATCCCGAGGCACACGGTCGCCTCGCCATGCTGCTCCACGCCTACGGTTTCCTGGACGCGGCCGCGTCCTCGTACGGGAACGCCCAGGCGCTCGCCCCCGACAACGCCCGCTGGCACCGGCTCGACGCGCACCGCGCGGCCGAGGCGGGAGATGAGACCGGAGCGCTCGCGAAGGCACGGCGGGCGGTCGCCGCCGATGCCGGGTCCGTCGCGGCCCGCACCACGCTCGCGGAGCTCGAGTTGCGGCGCGGCCGCCTCGAAGAATCCCGGACCCACTTCCAGGCCGCCCTGGAAGGAAGCCCGGACGACTTCACGGCGCTCCGCGGCATGGCGACGCTCGCCTTCCGCAGCGGGGACAACGCGAACGCCGCGACGTTCGCGGAGCGGGCCCTGGCGGTGGCCCCCGACGACCCGAACCTGCACTACACGGCGGCCCTCGCCTTCGAACGGTTGGGAGCGAGCGAGCCCGGGAACATCTGGCCGCGGCGCGGCCCGGCGCGGCGCCCCGCGATCGAACCGGCGCCGGAGATCCTCGCCCTTCGCGGCGAGGGTGCGCGCGCGGCCCTCGCGGCGGGCACGGAACTCCTCGAACGAGGCCGTTACGAAGAGGCGACCCGGGCCCTGACGAAAGCAGCGGACAGCGACCCCGGATCCGCCGACGCGCAGAACGCCCTCGGTGCGGCACTCGAACAAGCGGGCCATCCCGAGGACGCGCGGCTTCGCTACGAGCGCGCCGTGGCGCTGGAACCGGACCTCGCGGTGGCGAGGCTGAATCTCGGAGTCCTGCTCGGCCGCCTCGGAGACATGGACGGAGCGGTGCACCACCTCGAAGCGGCGGCGCGGCTCGATCCGGGACAGGCGGACGCGCACGTCGCTCTCGGCGTCGCACTGGAAGCGAAGGGCCGCACCGCCGAAGCCGCGGCGGCGTTCCGGAATGCGGTGGCGCGCGACCCGGCCGCGGCAACGGCCCACCTTCGGCTCGGAGTGCTGTTGGGCGAGGCCGGCTAA
- a CDS encoding CRTAC1 family protein, with translation MGSGGALVDYDKDGDLDIYLVQSGSLESGEGAENRLYRNGLLPDAGSGTPPFEDVTAGAGVGHRGYGMGVATGDFNNDGFLDLFVTNFGRNALYRNEGDGTFDEVGSAAGVDDDRWGTSAAFLDFDLDGYLDLFVVNYVDFRVSENPVCRPTGERDYCHPRNFDPQVDILYRNRGDGTFADVTSAAGIERAYGSGLGVAVMDFDGDGWLDLYVANDGNENQLWRNRGNGTFEDVALFAGVALNGDGAAEAGMGIAVDDFDRDGDPDIFVTHLRDETNTLYENQGNGLFEDTTFPRGLGYPSLAATAFGVGWLDFDNDGFSDLFVANGSVALGLPERSGVSRYAEPNQLFRGDGGRFEAVSMGSGPAAGLIEVSRGTAFGDVDGDGGVDVLISNNDGPAQLLLNQVGAGRRWIALKLKRIRGETLGYGAQVTLVRQRGERVRKLVGSDGSYASASDPRIHFGLDADTEVSGVEVTWPGGVTEFFGDVAVDRENELVEGTGSRG, from the coding sequence ATGGGAAGCGGGGGCGCCCTCGTGGACTACGACAAGGACGGGGACCTCGACATCTACCTGGTGCAGAGTGGCTCCCTCGAATCGGGGGAAGGGGCGGAAAACCGCCTGTACCGGAACGGCCTGCTTCCGGACGCGGGGAGCGGGACGCCGCCGTTCGAGGACGTGACCGCCGGCGCCGGAGTCGGCCACCGGGGATACGGCATGGGGGTCGCCACCGGCGACTTCAACAACGACGGTTTCCTCGACCTGTTCGTGACGAATTTCGGCCGGAACGCGCTCTACCGGAACGAGGGCGACGGCACTTTCGACGAGGTGGGCAGCGCCGCCGGCGTGGATGACGACCGCTGGGGAACGAGCGCGGCATTCCTCGATTTCGATCTCGACGGGTATCTCGATCTCTTCGTCGTCAACTACGTGGATTTCCGGGTCAGCGAGAACCCGGTGTGCCGTCCCACCGGCGAGCGGGACTACTGCCATCCCCGCAATTTCGACCCGCAGGTGGACATCCTGTATCGCAACCGCGGCGATGGAACCTTCGCTGACGTCACCAGCGCGGCGGGCATCGAGCGGGCCTACGGAAGCGGACTCGGAGTCGCAGTGATGGATTTCGACGGGGACGGCTGGCTCGACCTCTACGTCGCGAACGACGGAAACGAGAACCAGCTCTGGCGGAACCGCGGGAACGGCACGTTCGAAGACGTGGCGCTATTCGCCGGAGTGGCGCTCAACGGCGACGGCGCGGCCGAAGCCGGGATGGGAATCGCTGTGGACGACTTCGACCGGGACGGCGATCCCGACATCTTCGTGACCCATCTTCGCGACGAGACCAACACCCTGTACGAAAACCAGGGGAATGGCCTGTTCGAGGACACGACCTTCCCGCGGGGACTCGGATATCCGAGCCTTGCCGCAACGGCGTTCGGGGTGGGGTGGCTCGACTTCGACAACGACGGATTCTCGGACCTGTTCGTGGCCAATGGGTCCGTAGCCCTTGGGCTGCCGGAGCGGAGCGGGGTCTCCCGCTATGCCGAGCCGAACCAGCTCTTCCGCGGGGACGGCGGCCGGTTCGAAGCGGTTTCGATGGGTTCCGGCCCGGCTGCCGGGCTCATCGAAGTGAGCCGCGGCACCGCGTTCGGCGATGTGGACGGCGACGGCGGCGTGGACGTGCTGATCTCCAACAACGACGGACCGGCCCAGCTGCTCCTGAACCAGGTGGGAGCCGGCCGCCGGTGGATCGCGCTGAAGCTGAAGCGCATCCGGGGTGAAACGCTCGGGTACGGCGCCCAGGTCACGCTCGTTCGGCAGCGGGGGGAGCGGGTGCGCAAGCTGGTGGGCAGCGACGGGAGCTACGCCAGCGCAAGCGATCCCCGCATCCACTTCGGACTCGACGCGGACACGGAGGTATCCGGAGTGGAGGTGACCTGGCCCGGCGGCGTCACGGAGTTCTTCGGTGACGTGGCGGTGGATCGCGAGAACGAACTCGTCGAAGGCACGGGCTCTCGCGGGTAA